Proteins encoded together in one Ipomoea triloba cultivar NCNSP0323 chromosome 4, ASM357664v1 window:
- the LOC116015393 gene encoding uncharacterized protein LOC116015393, whose protein sequence is MKMLKSYLVKAAFRNHGYNLFQFIPQRGVHNRNKEAAEFIAKGWNALKEVDRVMDYCELRDKRLFPLLSDAKEKFELALEADNSNTQARYWLSKVHLKYYTPGACKAIGVALLVEAAEMGDPDAQYELGRRLRVENDYVQSDQQAFYYIEKAADQLHSGALYLLGAVFLTGDCVKKDVDSAIWCFHRASQKGHPGAAIAYGSLLLQGAKVPEAVTKFHTKRPSKRVLRKYVEEDELNPVELAREQFEMAVGAGCDLGLTWLKRLEEEEKRLLSS, encoded by the exons ATGAAAATGTTGAAATCATATCTTGTGAAGGCTGCTTTTAGAAACCATGGCTATAATCTTTTCCAGTTTATTCCACAG AGGGGGGTGCACAACAGAAACAAGGAGGCAGCGGAGTTCATAGCAAAAGGGTGGAATGCTCTGAAGGAAGTTGATAGAGTGATGGATTATTGTGAGCTAAGGGACAAACGGCTCTTTCCTCTCCTAAGT GATGCAAAGGAGAAATTTGAATTGGCTTTGGAGGCAGACAACTCGAATACCCAAGCCAGATATTGGCTGTCAAAAGTGCATCTCAAGTACTATACCCCTGGTGCTTGTAAAGCCAT CGGTGTTGCTTTGTTAGTTGAAGCTGCGGAGATGGGTGATCCAGATGCTCAGTATGAATTAGGTCGCCGTTTGAGAGTTGAG AACGATTATGTTCAATCAGATCAGCAAGCATTTTACTATATAGAGAAGGCAGCTGATCAG TTGCATTCAGGTGCACTATACCTTCTAGGTGCTGTATTTCTGACTGGGGATTGTGTAAAGAAAGACGTTGATTCAGCAATATGGTGTTTCCATAGAGCGTCACAAAAG GGTCATCCTGGAGCTGCTATAGCATACGGATCCCTTCTTCTTCAAG GGGCCAAAGTTCCAGAAGCAGTAACGAAATTTCATACAAAAAGGCCTTCGAAGAGAGTGTTAAGAAAGTACGTGGAAGAGGACGAGCTTAACCCGGTTGAACTGGCTAGGGAGCAGTTTGAAATGGCTGTAGGAGCAGGATGTGATCTTGGATTGACATGGTTGAAAAGGCTGGAGGAAGAAGAGAAGCGTCTGCTGTCCTCATAG